The proteins below come from a single Triticum aestivum cultivar Chinese Spring chromosome 5D, IWGSC CS RefSeq v2.1, whole genome shotgun sequence genomic window:
- the LOC123125936 gene encoding proline-rich receptor-like protein kinase PERK14: protein MATNCPDENDGVAGHPGAPPPPLAQRTPAPDPNSLPSTSQQLSPSFFLPPPCNYPSQPDEWSNISAPDNDDAINASVFSYIDYLNASLPPLSDATPFAPSVQPPLPPPSQQQQHRYPSQPDEESSIPALGNNDAMNASLFGDYFNASSPPPPSSATPLAPSVQPAMQVPHYIQQLPAMATMGETQYYYPGAAPEHAVLPEAPPPPAVQSAKPAGGRRRGRPRGSTAKSKSKSKVANTAAAAGRRQQEAATASAIIARQETVGAGSAEVEEEEQKLVEYADTNIPGVRFKPTDAEIIWYLERKYHGH from the coding sequence ATGGCGACGAATTGTCCCGACGAGAACGACGGCGTGGCCGGCCATCCCggcgctccaccaccaccactggcACAGCGCACCCCGGCGCCGGACCCCAACTCCTTGCCGTCGACGTCGCAGCAGTTGTCCCCGTCCTTTTTCTTGCCACCGCCGTGTAATTATCCGTCGCAACCAGATGAATGGTCGAACATCTCCGCGCCCGACAACGATGACGCCATTAATGCCAGCGTTTTCAGCTATATCGATTATCTTAACGCCTCCCTGCCGCCGCTGTCGGACGCCACCCCGTTTGCACCCTCCGTGCAGCCGCCGTTGCCTCCGCCGTCGCAACAGCAGCAGCATCGTTATCCATCGCAACCAGATGAAGAGTCGAGCATCCCTGCGCTCGGCAACAACGACGCCATGAATGCCAGCCTTTTTGGCGATTATTTTAATgcctcctcaccgccgccgccgtcgagcgcCACCCCGCTTGCACCCTCCGTGCAGCCGGCGATGCAAGTGCCGCACTACATCCAGCAGCTACCAGCCATGGCGACCATGGGAGAAACTCAGTACTACTACCCCGGAGCCGCTCCAGAGCACGCCGTACTCCCGGAGGCGCCACCACCGCCGGCAGTTCAGTCCGCCAAGCcggccggagggcggcgccgcggccggCCTCGTGGCAGCACCGCAAAGTCCAAGTCCAAGTCGAAGGTCGCCAACACCGCCGCTGCAGCTGGGCGCCGGCAGCAAGAAGCTGCTACCGCGTCTGCCATCATCGCCCGGCAGGAAACCGTGGGCGCCGGCAgcgcggaggtggaggaggaggagcaaaaGTTGGTGGAGTACGCGGACACGAACATCCCGGGCGTCCGGTTCAAGCCGACGGACGCGGAGATCATCTGGTACCTGGAGAGGAAGTACCACGGCCACTAG